From a region of the Asterias amurensis chromosome 2, ASM3211899v1 genome:
- the LOC139954402 gene encoding uncharacterized protein isoform X2, translating to MQAASTADDQLLSQSADSSSPESQKQPSNVCVDEERGGDTMDGLSKGIDGDNSQHSKATGDAELKLKEKPSPAIRRKPGITEAGGGQKPTSPLSPATMAHHLSGNTQWYVDLDPHEVETLSSVDLASKDLPQEAPSEQQEKDPKKEEPDLLSSRSVAEKARQFNLKEQEASNESPTKRKPVDIPTTPTRTIAIQTEKDSNKGKSSHVPIVRWSQTEERLGGGISLQRSTSIPDSDSETVIRRVISPEAARSRFEVSPRGKPVRCSLRREKSLQQRREDERQIQKSRVLVNSYELSSDLKNKQVEMLEKRYGGRFRADHAAKVIQEAFRQHNMKKEFQRLRRTPSESRISRYLDNRNKQWGIGGSRAKVMVIGDTGPTSPVSTRPPLRDIQELGAVEQLREIETVRVRDEEESGVEKKKHKVHHNNSNNVTPKRGILLPGASPDASLKMDGDAQRDRQPSKTMVVTLTMQRHSDESDSHSHTSSESTPRGSRDDLSARTDSKTDLSHPEGGGSSERSIQMVIQNTELRDGGGRAFSCRLGGPGQHAVARQLPFDEPDPTPTVSNSVEDKQTTLEGDLVPMDQTVTCSNEEVVESVSKVEHDTETAVSETVSTAPEEPQQETYCDESEESCVSPTTPTAETEGPLVSPISTENRKTVTSKAVIKDSASKGSPSTKRSKKNSRSKNGPEDSPKKKSPKERWPFSRSRSGDRKGKASPTNSPKPQRHSPRARPESAQKQSTSGEEMHKGSVEGKPAVNSPSQSRKTSSSAEGHPVDVELSKSSSQSKENSYDRPRMHTVGSIEALKRKKSAQESDKLRSNSVSSGDLGDRSDQLSIASTVTNSDCDRDSVQDVPALTVATPDGSLTMLDKIISTSSMDSDSDDEATTPRQKRASLPIVSLSGHTASSPPTSASKQLVSRVQSASGMESPIWKRKSKNTKVATRNGTLVNGSVGQPTKSLARSETGDSMSSEGSNSSSRFMVGDDSSITDSIDSLSLESSYMESLDKRPLDPMLSIPMTAVRWRRYRIGLNLFNKKPEKGIKFLVDNKFVENSPNEVAKFLLHRTGLSKSKIGEYLGNLQKEFNMLVLECYVDEMNFRDMSIDDALRKFQTAFRLPGEAQKIERLMEAFAQRYCICNGDVARMFWKPDTIFILAFAIIMLNTDLHSPNQKTERRMKIHEFIRNLSGIDDGHDVDHDLLVGIYNRIQVHPFQPGEDHTSIVFKLEQNISGNRPILAESHRRLVRDCSLSEVYDPTKKDKKHQRHVFLFNDMLMITKIYKKKTGSIYGFKKAFPLHAACVLDFSSQHYPHGIRLVAAMNNRTLITFCANSQEEKARFVADLRETVQEVNEMEDIRIGVYPPREMCPWEAELERQKIVRKSQASTADSGLGLDTESFASTQNLSGSMDSLAPQAADTGSLKRSALSNSLMDLKEAASKKNHRNSASSLDSGVTLDINATMPLPRKNRNGSPLTSVFSARNKVIQPTLDLSAAGNEPAES from the exons TGATCCGCACGAAGTGGAGACTTTAAGTTCAGTGGACCTTGCTTCCAAAGACCTACCTCAAGAAGCACCGAGTGAGCAGCAGGAGAAAGATCCGAAAAAGGAGGAACCTGATCTGCTGAGTTCTCGGTCGGTCGCCGAGAAAGCCCGGCAGTTCAACTTGAAAGAGCAAGAAGCGTCCAACGAGTCGCCCACGAAGAGGAAACCTGTGGATATACCGACCACACCAACTCGGACAATAGCCATACAGACTGAGAAGGATTCCAATAAAGGGAAGTCATCGCATGTTCCTATCGTCCGCTGGAGTCAAACTGAAGAGCGGTTAGGAGGGGGCATTTCGCTCCAGCGCTCGACGTCCATTCCAGACAGTGACAGCGAAACAGTGATTCGACGCGTCATCAGTCCTGAGGCAGCGCGGTCCCGGTTTGAGGTATCGCCACGAGGGAAACCTGTTAGATGTTCGTTACGACGGGAGAAGTCGCTGCAGCAGAGGAGAGAGGACGAGAGACAAATACAGAAGTCTAGGGTTTTAGTCAATTCATATGAACTGTCATCGGATCTCAAAAATAAACAG GTGGAGATGCTAGAGAAGCGTTATGGTGGACGTTTCCGAGCCGACCACGCCGCTAAAGTAATCCAAGAAGCTTTCCGTCAACACAACATGAAGAAGGAATTCCAACGTCTCCGTCGTACGCCGTCAGAAAGCCGCATTTCCCGCTACCTGGACAATCGTAATAAGCAGTGGGGGATCGGCGGGAGCAGAGCTAAGGTCATGGTGATCGGTGACACGGGCCCAACGTCTCCAGTCTCAACCAGGCCTCCGCTCAGGGACATTCAAGAGCTCGGAGCTGTCGAGCAGCTGCGAGAGATTGAGACAGTCAGAGTCAGAGACGAGGAGGAGTCTGGAGTTGAGAAGAAAAAGCACAAAGTCCACCACAATAACAGCAACAATGTCACGCCCAAACGCGGCATACTTCTCCCTGGTGCAAGCCCAGATGCTAGCTTGAAAATGGACGGCGATGCGCAAAGAGATCGCCAGCCCTCTAAGACCATGGTTGTGACACTAACTATGCAACGACATTCTGACGAGAGTGATAGCCACAGTCACACGAGCTCAGAGTCCACTCCCCGTGGCTCTCGTGACGATTTGAGCGCAAGGACGGACAGCAAAACAGACTTGAGCCATCCTGAGGGTGGTGGCTCGTCGGAGAGGTCAATTCAGATGGTGATACAAAACACTGAACTTAGAGATGGTGGTGGAAGAGCCTTTTCCTGTAGGCTCGGTGGACCTGGTCAACATGCTGTGGCCAGGCAACTTCCATTTGATGAGCCTGACCCAACGCCAACAGTCAGCAACTCAGTAGAGGACAAACAAACGACCCTAGAGGGAGATTTAGTACCAATGGACCAGACCGTGACCTGTTCAAATGAAGAAGTTGTTGAGTCAGTTAGTAAAGTTGAACACGACACTGAAACAGCTGTGTCAGAGACTGTATCCACTGCTCCTGAAGAACCACAGCAGGAGACTTATTGTGATGAAAGTGAGGAATCTTGCGTCAGTCCGACCACACCCACTGCTGAGACAGAGGGGCCCTTAGTGTCACCAATTTCCACTGAAAATAGAAAAACTGTTACGTCCAAGGCTGTGATCAAGGATTCTGCTTCGAAGGGCAGTCCGAGCACCAAGAGGTCCAAGAAGAACTCTCGCAGCAAGAACGGCCCCGAGGATTCTCCCAAGAAGAAATCACCCAAGGAGCGTTGGCCGTTCTCTCGAAGTCGCAGCGGGGACCGTAAAGGTAAAGCATCACCCACAAACTCCCCGAAACCACAACGGCATAGTCCCAGGGCACGGCCAGAGAGTGCACAAAAGCAATCAACCTCAGGGGAGGAAATGCACAAAGGAAGTGTGGAAGGGAAACCCGCTGTTAATAGCCCATCGCAAAGCCGGAAGACAAGTTCCTCGGCAGAGGGCCACCCTGTTGATGTGGAGCTATCAAAATCCTCTTCACAATCCAAAGAGAATTCATATGACAGACCACGCATGCATACTGTTGGATCTATCGAAGCACTAAAGAGGAAAAAGAGTGCTCAGGAATCTGATAAACTGCGGTCCAATTCGGTCAGCAGCGGTGATCTAGGAGATAGATCAGACCAGTTATCTATTGCCTCCACTGTTACCAATAGCGATTGTGACAGGGATTCTGTCCAGGACGTTCCAGCATTAACCGTTGCAACACCCGACGGGTCGTTGACAATGCTCGATAAGATCATCTCCACATCGTCGATGGACTCGGACTCAGATGACGAAGCAACCACACCCCGTCAGAAACGTGCCTCCCTACCGATTGTCAGCCTCTCGGGTCACACTGCATCCTCACCGCCGACTTCAGCATCCAAGCAGCTGGTGTCTAGGGTGCAGAGCGCCAGCGGTATGGAATCACCTATCTGGAAGCGCAAGAGTAAAAACACTAAAGTGGCAACTCGTAACGGGACGCTAGTTAACGGTAGCGTCGGCCAGCCCACCAAAAGCTTGGCTCGATCAGAAACTGGTGACAGCATGAGCAGTGAGGGCAGCAACTCATCCAGTCGTTTCATGGTCGGAGATGATTCAAGTATAACTGATAGTATAGACAGTCTTTCGTTAGAGTCCAGTTATATGGAGTCACTTGATAAGAGACCTTTAGATCCGATGCTTAGTATACCAATGACTGCTGTCAGATGGCGGAGATATAGAATTGGACTCAATCTATTCAACAA GAAACCGGAGAAGGGAATTAAATTTCTAGTCGATaataaatttgtggaaaactcaCCGAACGAAGTGGCTAAGTTCCTGCTACACCGTACGGGACTGAGCAAGTCTAAGATTGGGGAATATCTCGGCAACCTGCAGAAAGAATTCAACATGCTGGTATTAGA GTGTTATGTCGATGAGATGAATTTCCGAGACATGTCCATTGATGACGCTTTGAGGAAGTTCCAGACGGCATTCCGGCTACCCGGGGAGGCACAGAAGATCGAGAGACTCATGGAG GCTTTTGCCCAGCGCTACTGCATCTGCAATGGTGATGTAGCGAGGATGTTCTGGAAACCAGATACTATCTTCATCTTGGCGTTTGCAATCATCATGCTTAACACTGATCTCCACAGCCCCAATCAGAAAACGGAGAGGCGGATGAAGATCCACGAATTCATCAGGAATCTCAGTG GTATCGATGATGGACATGACGTAGATCATGATCTCCTAGTGGGTATTTACAATCGTATCCAGGTGCATCCATTCCAACCAGGAGAGGATCATACTAGTATCGTCTTCAAGTTGGAGCAAAACATCAGCGGCAATCGACCG ATACTTGCAGAGTCCCATCGGCGTCTGGTCCGTGACTGCAGTCTATCAGAGGTCTACGACCCAACCAAGAAAGATAAGAAACATCAAAGACATGTATTCCTCTTCAATGATATGCTCATG ATAACTAAAATCTACAAGAAGAAGACAGGTAGTATATACGGCTTCAAGAAAGCCTTCCCTCTTCATGCGGCCTGTGTTTTAGACTTCTCCTCTCAGC ATTATCCCCACGGGATCAGACTGGTAGCCGCCATGAACAACCGAACGCTGATCACGTTCTGCGCCAACTCGCAGGAGGAGAAGGCTAGGTTTGTGGCCGACCTGAGGGAGACCGTCCAAGAGGTTAATGAGATGGAGGACATCAGAATAGGAG TTTATCCCCCAAGGGAAATGTGCCCGTGGGAAG CCGAGCTGGAGAGACAGAAGATTGTCCGTAAAAGCCAAGCAAGCACAGCAGACTCTGGGCTGGGTCTCGACACGGAGAGTTTTGCTAGTACGCAGAATCTTAGCGGCAGTATGGATTCCCTGGCTCCTCAAGCCGCGGATACCGGGAGTTTGAAGAGAAGTGCGCTTTCTAACTCACTGATGGATCTCAAGGAAGCAGCTT CCAAGAAAAATCACAGAAATAGTGCGAGCTCTCTGGACAGTGGAGTG ACCCTGGATATCAACGCCACAATGCCCCTCCCAAGAAAAAACAGAAACGGCAGCCCCCTCACAAGCGTCTTCAGCGCCCGCAACAAAGTCATCCAGCCCACCCTCGATCTCAGTGCAGCAGGCAACGAGCCAGCAGAGTCATGA